DNA from Gracilinanus agilis isolate LMUSP501 chromosome 3, AgileGrace, whole genome shotgun sequence:
AGTTTTGCAAAGCCCTCGATAGTGTGCAGAATGAATCTCACTGCATCGAGACCCACCAATCCCCAATGATCTGCTGCTTCTGCAGAAGGCCAGGGAGAGAGCCCAGGGAGGGCCCCCTTTTACAGGAGTAATAAAGAGGgactgggagtggggagaagggcACAGCTGAGGAGCCTCCAAGGAGAAGACCCACATCCCTAGGCTGCCCACCAGACCCCGTGTCCCTCCTCTAGGGCGACGTGGGGCTGGCCATGGGCAAGTTGTACGGCAACGACTTCAGCCAGACGACCATCTCGCGCTTTGAGGCGCTCAACCTTAGCTTTAAGAACATGTGCAAACTGAAGCCTCTTCTGGAAAAATGGCTCAATGATGCAGGTGGGTGTCCCAGCTGGGCCAGTCCTGGGCCAGAGCAGCTGCCCCAGAAAACAAGCCTTCGGCTGCTGTCCAAGGTCCTGGGGCGAGGGGCCAGCCTATAGCCTAGAAAAGAATCTGGCAGCCGCTGTCCAAGGTCCTGGGGCGAGGGGCCAGCCTACAGTCTAGCAAACAAGCTGGCGGCCGCTGTCCAAGGTCCTGGGGCGAAGGGCCAGCCTATAGCCTAGAAAAGAATCTGGTAGCCGCTGTCCAAAGTCCTGGGGCGAGGGGGGCAGCCTATAGTCTAGCAAACAAGCTGGCGGCCGCTGTCCAAAGTCCTGGGGCGAGGTCCTGGGGCGAGGTCCTGGGGCGAAGTCCTGGGGCGGCACAGAGCTGAGACCTGAGAGACAAAGGATTATCCTTGTATGCGCCCTGAGTGGGGCATGTTTTTGAATCTGAGGCGCCCACAAGAGGGGGCATCCCCTCCTTGAGAGAGAGCACTTCCTGTGTGGGTGATTGAGGTGGGGGAGTTATGCGGGGCGGGGCGGCGATAAGCTGGACAGGAtactctgaggttccttctagccctGGAATTCGATGGGGCCAAAAAGAACGGGGTATTCATAAGGCCGGGAGCTGTCTCAATAGTGGGGCACTTGGCAGGGAAACAGGGTAATGGAGAAGGGACAGAGGTTGAGGAGAAGCAGGTGAGGGGCTGAGGAGCCATGGGGCAGGCAAAGGGGGCGTGGGAGATACTGGGGGCCAGGAGAGGCTGTCTGGATGCTGAGTCCTCTCCTCTCCACGGCCTCTTCCTGGGGACAGAGACCATGTCTGTGGACTCCAGCCTGCCCAGTCCTAACCAGCTGACCAACCCCAGCCTGGGCTTTGATGGGCTCCCAGGCCGGCGGCGCAAGAAGAGGACAAGCATTGAGACGAATGTCCGCTTCGCCTTAGAGAAGAGCTTTCTAGCGGTGAGAAGCCCTCCCATCCTTGTCCTGCTCCTCTGGGGCCTGCCGGGGCTGCCACTCACCTCTCGCTTCTCTTCCCCCCAGAATCAGAAGCCTACCTCAGAGGAGATCCTGCTGATTGCGGAACAACTGCACATGGAGAAGGAGGTGATCCGTGTCTGGTTCTGCAACCGGCgccaaaaggagaagagaattaaCCCCTGCAGCGCTGCCCCCATGCTGCCCAGCCCGGGCAAGCCAGCGGCCTACAGCCCTCACCTCGGGCCTGGGGTACTgtgctctcccctcccccagccaccTGAGCCCAGACACCCACAGGGACACTCAGAGATCTGgagaccccacccccaccccaagggCCCCCTGGCATGTCTCACTGACCCACAGTCACCCACAAGCACAAAGCCATCCATGGACACAGCGGGACACACCTAGACACGGGCATGTGCAATCAAGCCTTGGACCACACACGTTGTTGTGAAGCTTGGCCGGAGATGGGGTGGTCTTAAAAGACCTGATATATCCGTGACCATGCCAGGACCAGCAAGACCTTGTTCTTTCTCCTGTTGCCCACCTCTTCCAGCCCTCAACACAGCCTCCAAGAAACATCCaaccattcatctatccatccctccattcttccattcaccctctctccctccccctacagtcatccgtccatccatcttcttctctccatcctccatccatccatcttcatctctccctccatccatcctTTTCTCCATCACAATCCATCCATTTACCCTCTATCCCTCAGTTCTCCcacccctccctccttccctttctccatcctcctctctccctccatctttttCTCCATCACAATCCATCCATTCACCCTCTATCCCTCAGTTCttctatccctccctctctccctttctccattctcctctcttcatccatccttccctccctctctccctccatccatccattcacccTCCATCCCTCTGTTCTTCCATCTATccgtccctccctctctccctcctccatccatctttccctccctccctccatccttttgTCCATCACGATCCATCCATCCTTTCTAGTATTCCCTGAGCTTCTGCTCTGCACTAAGAATTGAGAAGACAGAATGAACAAGCCCCCCTCCTTACTCTTAGGGAATTTGGCACCTCGTACCAACTTCTACTTGATTTAAACAGAATAGACATGTGCAAAAATCTGGGTTGGCGCACGAGAATGTAATTCTTCGCTTTGCAGAAAGGCGTCCCTTTTGGAGACCGCTGCTGGCCTCTCTGGGCCCGGGCTCCATCGTTATTGCTCGCAAGAGAGGATTCCATTCTGTTTGCACCATAGAGTGAAGCATTTCCAGGCTCCATCCTCAAGTTGAACCAACAACTATGTGACATTAGCCAGAAAAGCTTCTAAAAGTGCTCAGTGACCAGCACTATAAAACACTCAGAGCTGAGAAGGACTCTAGTCTTACCAACCCTTGGCCTGGGGTAGGGGAGTGGGGGATTTCCCTCAGGCCCTCCATTAAACTGGAGCCCACGTGGGGCCCTACGGCAGGTCTCCCCCTCCAGTCTAGGGCTGTTTCCAAAAGGAGGACACAGGAGAATAGTCACACCTTTCCCTTTGTGACTGTATTGAAGGCCCCATAGCCGGTGACCACTGACCAGGTGGAGAAAATCCACATCAGGTTCCATGATGAAAACTCTTAGTCTAGGATTCGCAGGGTTGCTTTGGGGGGCCTCGAGTGGGTTCTCAGTTGAATGTATGCCATTATTCAACCCTTTGGGGTAAGCACCAAATTGATTTGGGGGCCTTGAAGAAGCGTCCCCCCTGTCTGGGCCTGAGTTGCCCCATTTGCCAAACGAAGGGGGCAAGCCTTGAGGATGTCCTCCGTCTTGAAGTCCTCTAagctccttcccagctctgagtCTGTGTCTAGAATGCCGAGCTCCCTGTTCCTGAAGATCAGCTGTGGGTGACATCTGGCACCCGCCCTGGCcacccctttcccctttctcccactcCCCCGCCTCTACCAAATACCtgggtaggggagggaaagaaaactggTTATTCTGAGTCTCTGAGCATGTTGGGAGGCACCATCAGTCCGCCTAGGAACCCCCACTGGCATGCCTGGCTGGGATTCCCATCCCAAAGCACCTTCTTCCTCGTCTCTCCAGGTCACACCTCAGGGGGCCGGGGGGACCCTGCCATTGTCCCCGCCTTCCAGCAGTCTGAGCACAACAGGTCAGTCGTTGGGAGCAGGAATGGAGGAACAGGGTGGGCTTTGGGACCTAAACTGGGGCAtgaggcagaggagaggagggctCCCTCTCTGCCACTCACCAGCAGGGCATGGGGCTTGGGACAACTCCCTTCTGGACCACCGTAAGGCCGGTGGGGCTGGACTAAATGATCCCCAGGGCCTGTTGGCTCCGGCATTCAACGagtctgtcattctctctctcctagtTACTACCTTGTCCTCAGCTGTGGGGACCCTCCACCCCAGTCGGACAGCTGGAGGGGGCAGCAGTGGGGGTGGGGCCGTGACCCCCCTCAACTCTATCCCCTCcatcacccccccaccccctgccaccACCAACAGCACAAACCCCAGCCCCCAAGGCAGCCACGCGGCCATCGGCCTGTCGGGCCTGAACCCCAGCACAGGGTAAGTCTGGGGCAAGGGGAGGGCGAGAAGCTGGTACTGCTGCTGCGAGAGGCCGTGCCCCCGCCCCTGCTAACCCCCTGCCTTCCCCCACTAACCCTTCTGCTTTGCCTCTTCTAGAAGCACAATGGTGGGGCTGAGCTCGGGGTTGAGTCCGGCTCTCATGGGTAACAACCCTTTGGCCACCATTCAAGGTGCGTCGCCTTAAATCCCACTCCCTTTGTCCCCCAGCCATCACACCATCCATGCCTGCAAAGGACATCGGGGAGCTCTGGGGCAGGGATGGAAACGGGGACGAGGCTTCTGCTAGACCCCTCTGCACGCCTGTTGCTGCTTCTGTGATgggccgtgtgtgtgtgtgtgtgtgtgtgtgtgtgtgtgtgtgtgtgtgtgtgagagagagagagagagagagagagagagagagagagagagagagagagagagagaggagagagagaaggagggagNNNNNNNNNNNNNNNNNNNNNNNNNNNNNNNNNNNNNNNNNNNNNNNNNNNNNNNNNNNNNNNNNNNNNNNNNNNNNNNNNNNNNNNNNNNNNNNNNNNNNNNNNNNNNNNNNNNNNNNNNNNNNNNNNNNNNNNNNNNNNNNNNNNNNNNNNNNNNNNNNNNNNNNNNNNNNNNNNNNNNNNNNNNNNNNNNNNNNNNNNNNNNNNNNNNNNNNNNNNNNNNNNNNNNNNNNNNNNNNNNNNNNNNNNNNNNNNNNNNNNNNNNNNNNNNNNNNNNNNNNNNNNNNNNNNNNNNNNNNNNNNNNNNNNNNNNNNNNNNNNNNNNNNNNNNNNNNNNNNNNNNNNNNNNNNNNNNNNNNNNNNNNNNNNNNNNNNNNNNNNNNNNNNNNNNNNNNNNNNNNNNNNNNNNNNNNNNNNNNNNNNNNNNNNNNNNNNNNNNNNNNNNNNNNNNNNNNNNNNNNNNNNNNNNNNNNNNNNNNNNNNNNNNNNNNNNNNNNNNNNNNNNNNNNNNNNNNNNNNNNNNNNNNNNNNNNNNNNNNNNNNNNNNNNNNNNNNNNNNNNNNNNNNNNNNNNNNNNNNNNNNNNNNNNNNNNNNNNNNNNNNNNNNNNNNNNNNNNNNNNNNNNNNNNNNNNNNNNNNNNNNNNNNNNNNNNNNNNNNNNNNNNNNNNNNNNNNNNNNNNNNNNNNNNNNNNNNNNNNNNNNNNNNNNNNNNNNNNNNNNNNNNNNNNNNNNNNNNNNNNNNNNNNNNNNNNNNNNNNNNNNNNNNNNNNNNNNNNNNNNNNNNNNNNNNNNNNNNNNNNNNNNNNNNNNNNNNNNNNNNNNNNNNNNNNNNNNNNNNNNNNNNNNNNNNNNNNNNNNNNNNNNNNNNNNNNNNNNNNNNNNNNNNNNNNNNNNNNNNNNNNNNNNNNNNNNNNNNNNNNNNNNNNNNNNNNNNNNNNNNNNNNNNNNNNNNNNNNNNNNNNNNNNNNNNNNNNNNNNNNNNNNNNNNNNNNNNNNNNNNNNNNNNNNNNNNNNNNNNNNNNNNNNNNNNNNNNNNNNNNNNNNNNNNNNNNNNNNNNNNNNNNNNNNNNNNNNNNNNNNNNNNNNNNNNNNNNNNNNNNNNNNNNNNNNNNNNNNNNNNNNNNNNNNNNNNNNNNNNNNNNNNNNNNNNNNNNNNNNNNNNNNNNNNNNNNNNNNNNNNNNNNNNNNNNNNNNNNNNNNNNNNNNNNNNNNNNNNNNNNNNNNNNNNNNNNNNNNNNNNNNNNNNNNNNNNNNNNNNNNNNNNNNNNNNNNNNNNNNNNNNNNNNNNNNNNNNNNNNNNNNNNNNNNNNNNNNNNNNNNNNNNNNNNNNNNNNNNNNNNNNNNNNNNNNNNNNNNNNNNNNNNNNNNNNNNNNNNNNNNNNNNNNNNNNNNNNNNNNNNNNNNNNNNNNNNNNNNNNNNNNNNNNNNNNNNNNNNNNNNNNNNNNNNNNNNNNNNNNNNNNNNNNNNNNNNNNNNNNNNNNNNNNNNNNNNNNNNNNNNNNNNNNNNNNNNNNNNNNNNNNNNNNNNNNNNNNNNNNNNNNNNNNNNNNNNNNNNNNNNNNNNNNNNNNNNNNNNNNNNNNNNNNNNNNNNNNNNNNNNNNNNNNNNNNNNNNNNNNNNNNNNNNNNNNNNNNNNNNNNNNNNNNNNNNNNNNNNNNNNNNNNNNNNNNNNNNNNNNNNNNNNNNNNNNNNNNNNNNNNNNNNNNNNNNNNNNNNNNNNNNNNNNNNNNNNNNNNNNNNNNNNNNNNNNNNNNNNNNNNNNNNNNNNNNNNNNNNNNNNNNNNNNNNNNNNNNNNNNNNNNNNNNNNNNNNNNNNNNNNNNNNNNNNNNNNNNNNNNNNNNNNNNNNNNNNNNNNNNNNNNNNNNNNNNNNNNNNNNNNNNNNNNNNNNNNNNNNNNNNNNNNNNNNNNNNNNNNNNNNNNNNNNNNNNNNNNNNNNNNNNNNNNNNNNNNNNNNNNNNNNNNNNNNNNNNNNNNNNNNNNNNNNNNNNNNNNNNNNNNNNNNNNNNNNNNNNNNNNNNNNNNNNNNNNNNNNNNNNNNNNNNNNNNNNNNNNNNNNNNNNNNNNNNNNNNNNNNNNNNNNNNNNNNNNNNNNNNNNNNNNNNNNNNNNNNNNNNNNNNNNNNNNNNNNNNNNNNNNNNNNNNNNNNNNNNNNNNNN
Protein-coding regions in this window:
- the POU2F2 gene encoding POU domain, class 2, transcription factor 2 isoform X4, which codes for MGAPEIRMSKPLEPEKPGLDSQSEHTDTETNGPDSNHQNPQNKAASFSLSPTGPSTKIKAEDSSSDPAPVAPPPPPPAQPHLPQAQLMLAGGQLAGDIQQLLQLQQLVLVPGHHLQSPAQFLLPQTQQGQPGLLPTPNLFQLPQQSQGALLTSQPRAGLPTQPTKCLEPPSHPEEPSDLEELEQFARTFKQRRIKLGFTQGDVGLAMGKLYGNDFSQTTISRFEALNLSFKNMCKLKPLLEKWLNDAETMSVDSSLPSPNQLTNPSLGFDGLPGRRRKKRTSIETNVRFALEKSFLANQKPTSEEILLIAEQLHMEKEVIRVWFCNRRQKEKRINPCSAAPMLPSPGKPAAYSPHLGPGVTPQGAGGTLPLSPPSSSLSTTAQTPAPKAATRPSACRA
- the POU2F2 gene encoding POU domain, class 2, transcription factor 2 isoform X3, whose amino-acid sequence is MGAPEIRMSKPLEPEKPGLDSQSEHTDTETNGPDSNHQNPQNKAASFSLSPTGPSTKIKAEDSSSDPAPVAPPPPPPAQPHLPQAQLMLAGGQLAGDIQQLLQLQQLVLVPGHHLQSPAQFLLPQTQQGQPGLLPTPNLFQLPQQSQGALLTSQPRAGLPTQPTKCLEPPSHPEEPSDLEELEQFARTFKQRRIKLGFTQGDVGLAMGKLYGNDFSQTTISRFEALNLSFKNMCKLKPLLEKWLNDAETMSVDSSLPSPNQLTNPSLGFDGLPGRRRKKRTSIETNVRFALEKSFLANQKPTSEEILLIAEQLHMEKEVIRVWFCNRRQKEKRINPCSAAPMLPSPGKPAAYSPHLGPGVTPQGAGGTLPLSPPSSSLSTTVTTLSSAVGTLHPSRTAGGGSSGGGAVTPLNSIPSITPPPPATTNSTNPSPQGSHAAIGLSGLNPSTGSTMVGLSSGLSPALMGNNPLATIQGASP
- the POU2F2 gene encoding POU domain, class 2, transcription factor 2 isoform X1 — protein: MGAPEIRMSKPLEPEKPGLDSQSEHTDTETNGPDSNHQNPQNKAASFSLSPTGPSTKVRGELAKPGGRWGKGPWLSLPTQIKAEDSSSDPAPVAPPPPPPAQPHLPQAQLMLAGGQLAGDIQQLLQLQQLVLVPGHHLQSPAQFLLPQTQQGQPGLLPTPNLFQLPQQSQGALLTSQPRAGLPTQPTKCLEPPSHPEEPSDLEELEQFARTFKQRRIKLGFTQGDVGLAMGKLYGNDFSQTTISRFEALNLSFKNMCKLKPLLEKWLNDAETMSVDSSLPSPNQLTNPSLGFDGLPGRRRKKRTSIETNVRFALEKSFLANQKPTSEEILLIAEQLHMEKEVIRVWFCNRRQKEKRINPCSAAPMLPSPGKPAAYSPHLGPGVTPQGAGGTLPLSPPSSSLSTTVTTLSSAVGTLHPSRTAGGGSSGGGAVTPLNSIPSITPPPPATTNSTNPSPQGSHAAIGLSGLNPSTGSTMVGLSSGLSPALMGNNPLATIQGASP
- the POU2F2 gene encoding POU domain, class 2, transcription factor 2 isoform X2 — its product is MGAPEIRMSKPLEPEKPGLDSQSEHTDTETNGPDSNHQNPQNKAASFSLSPTGPSTKIKAEDSSSDPAPVAPPPPPPAQPHLPQAQLMLAGGQLAGDIQQLLQLQQLVLVPGHHLQSPAQFLLPQTQQGQPGLLPTPNLFQLPQQSQGALLTSQPRAGLPTQAVTRPTLPDPHLSHSQPTKCLEPPSHPEEPSDLEELEQFARTFKQRRIKLGFTQGDVGLAMGKLYGNDFSQTTISRFEALNLSFKNMCKLKPLLEKWLNDAETMSVDSSLPSPNQLTNPSLGFDGLPGRRRKKRTSIETNVRFALEKSFLANQKPTSEEILLIAEQLHMEKEVIRVWFCNRRQKEKRINPCSAAPMLPSPGKPAAYSPHLGPGVTPQGAGGTLPLSPPSSSLSTTVTTLSSAVGTLHPSRTAGGGSSGGGAVTPLNSIPSITPPPPATTNSTNPSPQGSHAAIGLSGLNPSTG